Proteins from a genomic interval of Papaver somniferum cultivar HN1 chromosome 4, ASM357369v1, whole genome shotgun sequence:
- the LOC113272343 gene encoding uncharacterized protein LOC113272343 — translation MAVQASMGISRILFMLGTGCTGTILVQKGQLSQILGSLQSYVKRLDGGSDDTDLVSQLSQITAVVRQIQLQRPGVTMINGSNGSSTTLVLPIASAGALIYGYMWWKGISFSDLSYVTKENMAAAVSNLQERLDQLTSGLNATKKKLMNKLTGMEAKMDDQNNETQYLKKQIIEMREDFIPIGDKLNHIEAVLCHMGNKLAIMDTKMVSVGFNSRPLCLYFLQCVFLSFYNTSSPTKEAVLTG, via the exons ATGGCAGTGCAAGCTAGTATGGGGATCAGTAGGATTTTGTTTATGCTTGGAACAG GGTGTACTGGTACAATCTTGGTGCAGAAAGGACAATTATCTCAAATACTGGGATCACTTCAG TCATACGTGAAGAGACTGGACGGGGGTTCAGATGATACGGATCTTGTATCACAG CTGAGTCAAATAACAGCTGTGGTGCGACAAATACAATTGCAACGACCAGGAGTAACTATGATAAATGGTTCTAATG GAAGTTCAACTACACTTGTGCTGCCAATTGCATCTGCTGGAGCATTGATCTACGGATATATGTGGTGGAAG GGTATTTCATTTTCAGATCTCtcatatgttaccaaggaaaacaTGGCAGCTGCTGTTTCAAATTTACAAGAGAGACTGGATCAACTAACATCTGGTCTAAAT GCGACAAAGAAAAAACTTATGAACAAATTAACAGGTATGGAAGCGAAAATGGATGACCAGAACAATGAGACACAATATCTTAAAAAACAA ATTATTGAAATGCGTGAGGATTTCATTCCGATTGGTGACAAATTGAATCATATAGAAGCAGTTCTTTGTCACATG GGAAACAAACTTGCCATCATGGATACCAAGATGGTTAGTGTTGGATTCAATTCCCGTCCACTGTGCTTGTATTTTCTACAatgtgtttttctttctttttataatACCTCCAGTCCAACAAAAGAAGCTGTGTTAACAGGATAA
- the LOC113275155 gene encoding retinoblastoma-related protein-like — MEAFHHYPSINKLKTAKGQNGEMIPIERNSFDSPVNGRLLVNGPKLKLPPYPFLRSAFASPNRPNSGGGGEHLQRQGSMLSFGSKIAFGRLNSDNGGALVSDSLECGECQPSKRQLLTPSCWCSDLPTTLMKTEQPDNYF, encoded by the exons ATGGAGGCTTTCCACCACTACCCTTCCATAAACAAGCTTAAAACTGCAAAAG GTCAGAACGGAGAGATGATACCAATTGAGCGTAACTCCTTTGATTCGCCAGTGAACGGTCGTTTATTGGTTAATGGTCCTAAATTGAAGTTGCCACCATATCCGTTTCTGCGGTCAGCTTTTGCTAG CCCAAACAGACCAAACTCAGGAGGTGGGGGTGAACATCTGCAAAGACAGGGATCGATGTTATCTTTTGGAAG CAAGATAGCGTTTGGAAGGCTCAATTCCGATAATGGTGGTGCCCTGGTGAGTGATTCTCTTGAATGTGGGGAGTGTCAACCTTCAAAACGGCAATTGCTCACCCCCTCCTGCTGGTGTTCTGATTTGCCGACTACACTCATGAAGACTGAGCAGCCAGATAACTATTTCTGA